In one window of Ptychodera flava strain L36383 unplaced genomic scaffold, AS_Pfla_20210202 Scaffold_41__1_contigs__length_1339820_pilon, whole genome shotgun sequence DNA:
- the LOC139128033 gene encoding LOW QUALITY PROTEIN: fumarylacetoacetase-like (The sequence of the model RefSeq protein was modified relative to this genomic sequence to represent the inferred CDS: inserted 1 base in 1 codon) — translation MSFISYGADCPFSIQNLPYGVFSTANNPRHRIGVAIGDQILDLSVVKDLFTGPVLSQCRHVFDEAVLNSFMGLGQPAWSEARATLQQLLSASXATLRDNAELRASKAFVAQSDATMHLPADIGDYTDFYSSVYHATNVGIMFRGKENALMPNWKHLPVGYHGRSSSVVISGTPVRRPCGQMKPDETKPPVFGPCKLLDFELEMAFFTGPGNKLGQPIPVSQAHQHIFGMVIMNDWSARDIQKWEYVPLGPFLGKSFGTSISPWVVTMEALKPFIVANPVQDPEPLPYLKHDDQYNYDIKLTCAVKGESMSEPKVVSNSNYQYLYWTMKQQLAHHTINGCNVQPGDLMASGTISGPTEDSYGSMLELCWKGTKPVDMGNGEVRKFIQDGDEVILSGYCQGDGFRVGFGECKGKLLPANQM, via the exons ATGTCTTTCATTTCCTACGGTGCTGATTGTCCCTTTTCGATCCAAAACCTCCCGTACGGTGTATTTTCGACAGCTAACAAT CCACGTCATCGCATAGGAGTTGCTATTGGTGACCAGATCTTGGATTTAAGCGTCGTCAAGGACTTGTTCACAGGCCCTGTGTTGTCACAATGCAGACATGTCTTTGATGAG GCAGTGTTGAACAGCTTCATGGGACTTGGTCAACCAGCTTGGTCCGAGGCCAGAGCTACTCTACAGCAACTACTGTCAGCTA GAGCAACTCTACGAGACAATGCTGAGCTCAGAGCCAGTAA GGCATTCGTTGCACAGAGTGATGCAACCATGCATCTACCAGCAGATATCGGAGACTATACAGACTTCTATTCATCCGTCTACCATGCTACAAATGTGGGTATTATGTTCCGAGGCAAAGAAAACGCCCTCATGCCAAACTG GAAGCATCTACCGGTGGGATATCATGGACGTTCATCATCTGTTGTCATATCAGGAACACCTGTCAGACGTCCTTGTGGGCAAATGAAACCAGATGAAA CAAAGCCACCGGTATTTGGACCATGCAAACTTCTAGACTTTGAACTGGAAATG GCAttcttcactggaccgggtaacaaGCTGGGACAGCCAATTCCAGTGTCCCAGGCACACCAACACATCTTCGGAATGGTCATCATGAATGATTGGAGCG CCCGTGACATCCAGAAGTGGGAGTATGTTCCCCTCGGTCCATTCCTGGGGAAAAGTTTTGGTACCAGCATATCGCCGTGGGTGGTTACCATGGAGGCATTGAAACCGTTTATTGTTGCTAATCCAGTCCAG GATCCAGAACCTTTGCCATATCTGAAACATGATGATCAGtataattatgatatcaaaCTAACGTGTGCTGTgaaag GTGAATCCATGTCTGAACCTAAAGTTGTGTCCAATTCCAATTACCAG TATTTATACTGGACCATGAAACAGCAGTTGGCCCATCACACTATCAACGGATGTAACGTACAGCCTGGTGATCTGATGGCGTCAGGAACCATTAGTGGACCG ACCGAAGACAGCTATGGTTCAATGCTTGAACTGTGCTGGAAGGGTACCAAACCAGTTGACATGGGCAACGGAGAGGTCAGAAAATTTATTCAAGAcggtgatgaagtcatcttgtCTG GTTATTGTCAAGGCGATGGTTTCCGCGTTGGCTTCGGTGAATGCAAGGGAAAACTCCTGCCAGCCAATCAAATGTAA